In Saccharomonospora marina XMU15, one genomic interval encodes:
- the smpB gene encoding SsrA-binding protein SmpB has protein sequence MPKELGRKVIASNRRARHDYTIIDTYEAGVVLVGTEVKSLREGKASLVDSFATVDDGEIFLRGLHIPEYAQGTWTNHAPRRTRKLLLHRGEIEKLIGKTKESGLSLVPLSLYFKDGKVKVELALAKGRKAYDKRHAIAKRDAQREIARTMGRAAKGKYRG, from the coding sequence ATGCCGAAGGAACTTGGCCGCAAGGTGATCGCGTCGAATCGTCGTGCCCGCCACGACTACACGATCATCGACACCTACGAGGCGGGTGTGGTGCTCGTGGGTACGGAGGTCAAGAGCCTGCGGGAGGGCAAGGCGTCGCTTGTCGACTCCTTCGCCACCGTCGACGACGGTGAGATCTTCCTGCGCGGCCTGCACATTCCCGAGTACGCGCAGGGCACGTGGACCAATCACGCCCCGAGGCGCACCAGGAAGCTGCTGCTGCACCGCGGGGAGATCGAGAAGCTGATCGGCAAGACGAAGGAGAGCGGGCTGAGCCTGGTGCCGCTGTCGCTGTACTTCAAGGACGGCAAGGTCAAGGTGGAACTGGCGCTGGCCAAGGGCCGAAAGGCCTACGACAAGCGCCACGCCATCGCCAAGCGGGACGCGCAGCGAGAGATCGCGCGAACGATGGGGCGGGCCGCCAAGGGGAAGTACCGCGGGTGA
- the ftsX gene encoding permease-like cell division protein FtsX: MRASFVFSEVITGLRRNVTMTIAMILTTAISLGMLGGGLLFVRTIDKMKVSYLDDVEVTVYLTEDISAGDKQCSADPCASLRQSLETNQAVESVVYENRDEAYERFKRIFEGQPELVELARPEALPASLHVKLFDPQRSEVVVQEYNGQPGVAKVDDQNKFLDRFFSLLNAGRNGTFIVALIAALAAVLLIANTIQVSAYTRRTEVGIMRLVGATRWYTQLPFLLEAVVAGVLGALIGVTGLVTLKYLVLDKILAATGGAIPKIELIDVLFPVAPILIGVSVLISAFTGYITLRLYVRH; encoded by the coding sequence ATGCGCGCCAGCTTCGTGTTCAGCGAGGTCATCACCGGTCTTCGCCGGAACGTGACGATGACCATCGCCATGATCCTCACTACCGCCATCTCGCTCGGCATGCTCGGCGGTGGCCTGCTCTTCGTCCGCACGATCGACAAGATGAAGGTGAGCTACCTCGACGACGTCGAGGTCACCGTCTACCTCACCGAGGACATCAGCGCAGGCGACAAGCAGTGCTCCGCGGACCCCTGCGCGTCGCTACGGCAGTCGCTGGAGACCAACCAGGCCGTCGAGTCGGTCGTCTACGAGAACCGTGACGAGGCCTACGAGCGGTTCAAGCGCATCTTCGAGGGCCAGCCCGAACTCGTCGAGCTGGCCAGGCCGGAAGCGCTGCCTGCCTCGCTGCACGTCAAGCTGTTCGATCCGCAGCGCAGCGAGGTGGTGGTGCAGGAGTACAACGGCCAACCCGGCGTGGCCAAGGTCGACGACCAGAACAAGTTCCTCGATCGCTTCTTCAGCCTGCTCAACGCTGGCCGAAACGGCACGTTCATCGTGGCTCTCATCGCGGCGCTGGCGGCGGTGCTGCTGATCGCCAACACGATTCAGGTGTCCGCCTACACCCGGCGTACCGAGGTGGGGATCATGCGGCTGGTCGGTGCCACCCGCTGGTACACCCAGTTGCCCTTCCTGCTGGAGGCGGTGGTCGCGGGCGTGCTGGGTGCGTTGATCGGTGTAACCGGCCTTGTCACGCTGAAGTACCTGGTGCTGGACAAGATCCTGGCGGCGACGGGAGGCGCGATCCCGAAGATCGAACTGATCGACGTGCTGTTCCCGGTGGCCCCGATCCTGATCGGCGTCTCGGTGCTGATCTCGGCGTTCACCGGCTACATAACGCTGCGGCTCTACGTTCGCCACTAG
- a CDS encoding amidohydrolase family protein codes for MSPRADEDVAAWVHGLGLDGIVDLHVHFLPERMLRKVWAYFDSAEEHYGTAWPVHYRTTEQQRLRTLRSFGVRRFAPLVYPHKPGMARWLNQWALEFAERELDAVHTATFYPEPSATGYVDEALRAGARCFKAHVQVGAYDPRDRLLDGVWGALADAEVPLVIHCGHGPLRGEHTGLEVFAEVLRRHPRLVAVLAHAAMPEYEDALELARAYPKVHLDTTMVGVPFTERLSPLPADWPRRLVPVADRIVLGSDFPNIPYPYAAQLRAIAGWASAEERLGEPFLRAVLHDNPAKLLGI; via the coding sequence GTGAGCCCGCGGGCTGACGAGGACGTCGCGGCCTGGGTCCACGGACTCGGGCTGGACGGAATCGTCGACCTCCACGTGCATTTCCTGCCCGAGCGGATGCTGCGCAAGGTGTGGGCGTACTTCGACAGCGCCGAGGAGCACTACGGCACGGCGTGGCCGGTGCACTACCGCACGACGGAGCAGCAGCGGCTGCGGACCTTGCGTTCGTTCGGAGTGCGCCGTTTCGCGCCGCTGGTGTATCCGCACAAGCCGGGAATGGCGCGATGGCTGAATCAGTGGGCACTGGAGTTCGCCGAGCGCGAGCTCGACGCGGTGCACACGGCGACCTTCTACCCCGAGCCGTCTGCGACCGGCTACGTGGACGAGGCATTGCGGGCGGGCGCTCGGTGCTTCAAGGCGCATGTGCAGGTCGGTGCCTACGATCCGCGGGACCGGCTGCTCGACGGGGTGTGGGGTGCCCTCGCCGATGCCGAGGTCCCGTTGGTGATCCACTGTGGGCACGGTCCGCTGCGCGGCGAGCACACCGGCCTGGAAGTGTTCGCCGAGGTACTGCGCCGCCATCCGCGGCTGGTCGCGGTGCTCGCACACGCGGCGATGCCGGAGTACGAGGACGCGCTGGAGCTGGCGCGGGCCTATCCCAAGGTCCATCTCGACACCACGATGGTGGGTGTGCCGTTCACCGAGCGGCTTTCGCCGCTGCCGGCGGACTGGCCGAGGCGGCTGGTTCCGGTGGCCGACCGGATCGTGCTCGGAAGCGATTTCCCGAACATCCCTTACCCCTATGCGGCGCAGTTGCGCGCGATCGCGGGATGGGCGTCGGCGGAGGAACGGCTCGGTGAGCCGTTCCTGCGTGCGGTGTTGCACGACAACCCCGCGAAGCTGCTCGGTATCTGA
- the prfB gene encoding peptide chain release factor 2: MSADFEAALKDLSGKLSQVEAVMDLDSLRKEVAELEEEAARPNLWDDPEAAQKVTSQLSYRQAELRRVTDLRQRVDDLGVLYELAVAEGDEASRSEAETELSQLTRDVDALEVRTLLSGEYDVRNAVVTIRSEAGGVDAADWAEMLLRMYLRWAERHGYPTEVYDISYAEEAGIRSATFKVSGPYIYGTLSVEQGTHRLVRISPFDNQSRRQTSFAHVEVLPEVEEVDHVDVPEKDIRVDVYRSSGPGGQSVNTTDSAVRITHLPTGIVVSCQNEKSQLQNKAAAMKVLQAKLLQRKKAEERAELDALRDGGSSWGNQMRSYVLHPYQLVKDLRTDYEVGNPSAVLDGELDGFLDAGIRWRKQQADAA; the protein is encoded by the coding sequence GTGAGTGCTGACTTCGAAGCCGCCCTGAAGGACCTCAGCGGGAAGCTGTCCCAGGTCGAGGCCGTCATGGACCTGGATTCGCTGCGCAAGGAGGTCGCGGAGCTGGAGGAGGAGGCCGCGCGGCCGAATCTCTGGGACGATCCTGAGGCCGCGCAGAAGGTGACCAGTCAGCTCTCCTACCGGCAGGCGGAGCTGCGGCGCGTCACCGACCTGCGGCAGCGCGTCGACGACCTCGGTGTGCTGTACGAGCTCGCGGTCGCCGAGGGCGACGAGGCCAGCCGGTCCGAGGCGGAGACCGAGCTGTCCCAGCTCACCAGGGACGTGGACGCCCTCGAGGTGCGCACCCTGCTGTCCGGCGAGTACGACGTACGTAATGCCGTGGTCACGATCCGTTCCGAGGCGGGCGGTGTCGACGCGGCCGACTGGGCCGAGATGCTGTTGCGCATGTACCTGCGCTGGGCGGAACGGCACGGGTACCCGACCGAGGTCTACGACATCTCCTACGCGGAGGAGGCGGGCATCCGGTCCGCGACCTTCAAGGTCAGCGGCCCCTACATCTACGGCACCCTCTCCGTCGAGCAGGGGACCCATCGGCTGGTGCGGATCTCCCCGTTCGACAACCAGAGCAGGCGCCAGACGTCGTTCGCGCACGTCGAGGTACTGCCCGAGGTGGAGGAGGTCGATCACGTCGACGTCCCGGAGAAGGACATTCGCGTCGACGTGTACCGCTCCTCCGGTCCCGGTGGTCAAAGCGTCAACACCACCGACTCGGCCGTGCGCATCACGCACTTGCCGACGGGCATCGTGGTGTCCTGCCAGAACGAGAAGTCGCAGCTGCAGAACAAGGCGGCAGCCATGAAGGTGCTGCAGGCCAAGCTGCTGCAGCGCAAGAAGGCGGAGGAGCGCGCCGAGCTGGACGCGCTGCGCGACGGCGGCTCCAGCTGGGGCAACCAGATGCGCTCCTACGTGCTGCACCCTTACCAACTGGTCAAGGACCTGCGCACCGACTACGAGGTCGGTAACCCTTCGGCCGTGCTCGACGGCGAACTCGACGGCTTCCTCGACGCGGGCATCCGGTGGCGCAAACAGCAGGCCGACGCCGCGTGA
- a CDS encoding PadR family transcriptional regulator, whose translation MSDLNATAAALLGLLHDGPATGGELVAAAEERFGTFFSVTRSQVYRELPALHKEGYVRLGKQGPRSSQQYVITAAGKKAFKGWLTSDSGPDHLRSPLILRVVNAGVLTPKQRANLFDAAKETYSAELNDARAAVRAATDPVEKAVAEFGQAHARAALKLVDALSSS comes from the coding sequence GTGTCCGATTTGAACGCAACTGCAGCAGCACTGCTTGGTCTGCTACACGACGGTCCCGCTACCGGTGGCGAGCTCGTCGCGGCGGCCGAGGAACGGTTCGGCACGTTCTTCAGCGTCACGAGGAGCCAGGTCTACCGGGAGCTGCCCGCGCTGCACAAGGAAGGCTACGTGCGGCTCGGCAAGCAGGGACCTCGGTCCAGCCAGCAGTACGTCATCACAGCAGCAGGGAAGAAGGCCTTCAAAGGGTGGCTGACCAGCGACTCCGGGCCCGACCACCTGCGCAGCCCGCTCATCCTGCGGGTGGTCAACGCCGGGGTGTTGACGCCCAAACAACGCGCCAACCTCTTCGATGCGGCCAAGGAGACCTACAGCGCGGAGCTGAACGACGCCAGGGCCGCCGTCAGGGCGGCGACCGATCCCGTCGAGAAGGCGGTGGCCGAGTTCGGACAGGCGCACGCCAGGGCCGCGCTGAAGCTGGTGGACGCCCTCTCGTCGAGTTGA
- the ftsE gene encoding cell division ATP-binding protein FtsE: MIRLDSVSKVYKTSSRPALDGVSVDVDKGEFVFLIGPSGSGKSTFLRLLLREEVPSRGRVMVSNFDVAKMPRRKIPRLRQTIGCVFQDFRLLTNKTVAENVAFALEVIGKPKRTISKVVPEVLELVGLEGKSDRMPNELSGGEQQRVAIARAFVNRPLVLLADEPTGNLDPDTSQDIMLLLERINRTGTTVLMATHDHSIVDSMRRRVVELDFGRVVRDDRRGVYGVGR; encoded by the coding sequence GTGATCCGGCTCGATAGCGTTTCCAAGGTCTACAAGACCTCCTCACGCCCCGCATTGGACGGCGTGTCTGTCGACGTGGACAAGGGCGAGTTCGTCTTCCTCATCGGCCCCTCCGGTTCGGGGAAGTCGACGTTCCTCCGGCTGCTCCTGCGGGAGGAGGTGCCCAGCCGAGGTCGGGTGATGGTGTCGAACTTCGACGTGGCCAAGATGCCTCGGCGCAAGATCCCCCGCTTGCGCCAGACGATCGGCTGCGTGTTCCAGGACTTCCGGCTGCTGACGAACAAGACCGTCGCCGAGAACGTGGCGTTCGCGCTCGAGGTCATCGGCAAGCCGAAGCGGACCATCAGCAAGGTGGTGCCCGAGGTGCTGGAACTGGTAGGCCTCGAAGGCAAGTCCGATCGCATGCCCAACGAGCTCTCCGGTGGTGAGCAGCAGCGGGTGGCGATCGCACGAGCCTTCGTGAACCGGCCGCTGGTGTTGCTGGCCGACGAGCCCACCGGAAACCTCGACCCCGACACCAGCCAGGACATCATGCTGCTGCTCGAGCGCATCAACCGCACGGGCACCACGGTTTTGATGGCCACGCACGACCACTCCATCGTCGACTCAATGCGTCGCCGCGTCGTCGAACTCGATTTCGGCAGAGTTGTCCGAGACGACCGGCGAGGGGTGTACGGCGTCGGTCGCTGA